The Pseudomonas sp. TH06 genome has a window encoding:
- a CDS encoding D-alanine--D-alanine ligase, whose amino-acid sequence MTAAYAKLFSTVAPKDFGRVAVLFGGLSAEREVSLKSGNAVLEALQSAGVDAFGIDVGADILQRLLSEKIDRAFIILHGRGGEDGSMQGLLEVAGIPYTGSGILASALAMDKLRTKQVWHSLGIPTPRHAVLCSEADCISAATELGFPLIVKPAHEGSSIGMAKVSSASELIDAWKAASTYDSQVLVEQWIQGPEFTIATLRDQVLPPIALGTPHTFYDYDAKYIANDTQYRVPCGLDAAKEKELMDLTAKASEALGIAGWGRADVMQDADGQFWFLEVNTAPGMTDHSLVPMAAKAAGLDFQQLVLAILAASVEDARG is encoded by the coding sequence ATGACTGCTGCTTACGCCAAGCTGTTTTCCACTGTCGCGCCGAAAGACTTCGGCCGCGTTGCCGTGCTCTTCGGCGGTTTGAGTGCCGAGCGTGAGGTTTCTCTGAAATCCGGTAACGCCGTGCTCGAAGCGCTGCAAAGCGCTGGCGTGGACGCGTTCGGCATCGACGTCGGCGCCGATATTCTGCAGCGTCTGCTGAGTGAAAAAATCGACCGCGCGTTCATCATTCTCCACGGCCGCGGCGGTGAAGACGGCAGCATGCAGGGCCTGCTTGAAGTCGCCGGGATCCCCTACACCGGCAGCGGCATCCTCGCTTCCGCACTGGCGATGGACAAATTGCGCACCAAGCAGGTCTGGCACAGCCTCGGGATTCCGACGCCACGTCACGCCGTGCTGTGCAGCGAAGCCGATTGTATTTCCGCAGCGACGGAACTGGGCTTCCCTTTGATCGTCAAACCGGCGCATGAAGGTTCAAGTATCGGGATGGCCAAAGTGAGTTCTGCGTCCGAGTTGATCGACGCATGGAAAGCGGCCAGTACCTACGATTCGCAAGTCTTGGTTGAACAATGGATTCAAGGTCCGGAGTTCACCATCGCCACCCTGCGTGACCAGGTGTTGCCTCCGATTGCCCTGGGTACACCGCACACGTTCTACGACTACGACGCCAAGTACATCGCCAACGATACCCAGTACCGCGTTCCGTGCGGTCTGGATGCCGCCAAGGAAAAAGAGCTCATGGATCTCACGGCCAAGGCCAGTGAGGCGCTGGGTATTGCCGGTTGGGGCAGGGCGGACGTGATGCAGGACGCCGACGGGCAGTTCTGGTTCCTGGAAGTCAACACCGCCCCGGGCATGACCGATCACAGTCTGGTGCCGATGGCGGCCAAGGCTGCCGGTCTGGATTTCCAGCAACTGGTCCTGGCCATTCTGGCCGCCAGTGTTGAAGACGCTAGAGGTTAA
- the murD gene encoding UDP-N-acetylmuramoyl-L-alanine--D-glutamate ligase, giving the protein MSLIASDHFRIVVGLGKSGMSLVRFLANRGTSFAVADTRENPPELATLKRDYPHVEVRCGELDVEFLCRADELYVSPGLALATPALQAAAARGVKLSGDIELFARNAQAPIVAISGSNAKSTVTTLVGEMAAAAGKRVAVGGNLGTPALDLLSDDVELYVMELSSFQLETTDQLNAEVATVLNISEDHMDRYSGLPAYHLAKHRIFRGAKQFVVNRQDALSRPLMGEGQPCWTFGLTKPDFKAFGIREEDGEKYLAFEFQNLMPVRELKIRGAHNQSNALAALALGHAVGLPFDAMLSALRTFAGLEHRCQWVRDLDGVAYYNDSKATNVGAALAAIEGLGADIDGKVILIAGGDGKGAEFNDLRDPVAANCRAVILMGRDSDKIGEAIGDAVPLIRATSLVDAVAQCRAAAQPGDVVLLSPACASFDMFKNYEDRGHQFVRAVEELA; this is encoded by the coding sequence GTGTCTCTGATCGCTTCTGACCACTTCCGCATCGTTGTCGGCCTCGGCAAGAGCGGCATGTCCCTGGTTCGCTTCCTGGCGAACCGGGGCACGTCGTTTGCTGTGGCCGATACGCGGGAAAATCCACCGGAACTGGCCACGCTCAAGCGTGACTATCCGCACGTGGAAGTGCGTTGTGGCGAGCTGGACGTCGAATTCCTGTGCCGTGCGGACGAGCTCTACGTGAGCCCCGGCCTGGCACTGGCGACCCCGGCCCTGCAAGCCGCCGCGGCCCGTGGCGTGAAACTGTCCGGCGACATCGAGCTGTTCGCGCGTAACGCGCAGGCGCCGATTGTCGCGATCAGCGGTTCCAACGCGAAAAGCACCGTCACCACTCTGGTCGGCGAAATGGCGGCTGCGGCCGGCAAACGCGTGGCAGTGGGTGGCAACCTCGGCACGCCGGCGCTGGACCTGCTCAGCGACGACGTCGAGCTGTACGTGATGGAACTGTCGAGCTTCCAGCTGGAAACCACCGACCAGCTCAACGCTGAAGTGGCGACCGTGCTGAACATCAGTGAAGACCACATGGATCGCTACAGCGGCCTGCCGGCGTACCACTTGGCCAAACACCGGATCTTCCGTGGTGCCAAGCAGTTCGTGGTCAACCGTCAGGATGCGCTGAGCCGTCCGTTGATGGGTGAGGGCCAGCCGTGCTGGACCTTCGGCCTGACCAAACCGGATTTCAAGGCATTCGGTATTCGCGAAGAAGACGGCGAGAAGTACCTCGCTTTCGAATTCCAGAACCTGATGCCGGTGCGTGAATTGAAAATTCGCGGCGCGCATAACCAGTCCAACGCCCTCGCGGCGCTGGCGCTCGGTCATGCGGTCGGCCTGCCGTTTGACGCCATGCTGTCGGCGCTGCGCACATTCGCCGGTCTGGAGCATCGCTGCCAGTGGGTGCGTGATCTCGACGGCGTCGCTTACTACAACGACTCCAAAGCCACCAACGTTGGCGCCGCGCTGGCGGCCATCGAAGGTTTGGGCGCGGACATCGACGGCAAGGTCATCCTGATCGCCGGCGGCGATGGCAAGGGTGCCGAATTCAACGACCTGCGTGATCCGGTGGCGGCCAACTGCCGCGCCGTGATCCTGATGGGCCGCGACTCCGACAAGATCGGCGAAGCCATCGGTGATGCCGTGCCGCTGATTCGCGCGACCTCGCTGGTTGACGCCGTTGCGCAATGCCGCGCCGCTGCTCAACCGGGTGACGTGGTGCTGCTGTCGCCGGCCTGCGCCAGTTTCGACATGTTCAAGAATTACGAAGACCGTGGTCACCAGTTCGTCCGCGCCGTGGAGGAATTGGCATGA
- a CDS encoding cell division protein FtsQ/DivIB — MQGAQLRHQPPAPGRKPVPRGASRMVAKEPMSARLPKANFGFLKSLFWPVLLVVLGFGTYEGAQRLLPYADRPITKIAVQGDLSYISQQAVQQRIAPYVASSFFTIDLAGMRTELEQMPWIAHAEVRRVWPDQVVIRLEEQLPVARWGDESLLNNQGQAFTPKELANYEHLPQLFGPQRAQQQVMQQYQVLSQMLRPLGFSIARLELRERGSWFLTTGAGSSGPGIELLLGRGNLVEKMRRFIAIYDKTLKDQITNIARIDLRYANGLAVGWREPVAPTTAQPAVAKN, encoded by the coding sequence ATGCAAGGCGCTCAGCTCAGACATCAGCCACCCGCACCCGGCCGCAAGCCGGTGCCGCGGGGTGCCAGCCGAATGGTGGCCAAAGAGCCGATGTCCGCGCGCCTGCCGAAAGCCAATTTCGGTTTTCTGAAAAGCCTGTTCTGGCCGGTACTGTTGGTGGTGCTCGGGTTCGGTACTTACGAAGGCGCGCAGCGTTTGCTGCCGTACGCCGACCGACCGATCACCAAGATCGCCGTGCAGGGCGACCTGAGTTACATCAGCCAGCAAGCGGTGCAGCAGCGAATCGCCCCGTACGTGGCGTCGAGCTTCTTCACTATCGACCTGGCGGGCATGCGCACCGAGCTTGAACAGATGCCGTGGATCGCCCACGCCGAAGTGCGCCGGGTCTGGCCGGATCAAGTGGTGATCCGCCTCGAAGAACAACTGCCGGTAGCGCGTTGGGGCGACGAGTCGTTGCTGAACAACCAGGGCCAGGCGTTTACGCCCAAGGAACTGGCGAACTACGAACACCTGCCACAGCTGTTCGGCCCACAACGGGCTCAACAGCAAGTGATGCAGCAGTATCAGGTGCTGAGCCAGATGCTGCGGCCGTTGGGCTTCTCGATTGCACGCCTGGAACTGCGTGAACGCGGGAGTTGGTTCCTGACCACCGGTGCCGGCAGTTCCGGCCCCGGCATCGAGTTGCTGCTGGGACGCGGCAACCTGGTGGAAAAGATGCGCCGCTTTATCGCCATCTATGACAAGACGCTTAAAGACCAGATTACGAACATTGCGCGCATCGATCTGCGCTACGCCAACGGCCTCGCTGTTGGCTGGCGGGAACCTGTAGCGCCGACGACAGCCCAACCCGCTGTCGCAAAGAATTAA
- the lpxC gene encoding UDP-3-O-acyl-N-acetylglucosamine deacetylase — protein sequence MIKQRTLKNIIRATGVGLHSGEKVYLTLKPAPVDTGIVFCRADLDPVVQIPARAENVGETTMSTTLINGDVKVDTVEHLLSAMAGLGIDNAYVELSASEVPIMDGSAGPFVFLIQSAGLEEQDAPKKFIRILREVTVEDGDKRATFVPFEGFKVSFEIDFDHPVFRDRTQSASVDFSSTSFVKEVSRARTFGFMSDIEYLRKHNLALGGSVENAIVVDADGVLNEDGLRYEDEFVKHKILDAIGDLYLLGNSLIGEFKGFKSGHALNNQLLRKLIEQTDAWEVVTFEDASTAPISYMRPVAAV from the coding sequence ATGATTAAACAACGCACACTGAAAAATATTATCCGTGCCACAGGTGTAGGCCTGCACTCCGGTGAGAAGGTCTATCTGACCCTCAAGCCTGCGCCTGTCGACACTGGCATTGTGTTTTGTCGCGCTGACCTCGACCCTGTGGTGCAGATCCCTGCCCGCGCGGAAAACGTCGGTGAAACCACTATGTCGACGACGCTGATCAATGGCGACGTCAAAGTGGACACGGTAGAGCACTTGCTCTCGGCCATGGCTGGCCTGGGCATCGATAACGCCTACGTCGAGCTCTCCGCGTCCGAAGTCCCGATCATGGATGGCAGCGCTGGACCCTTCGTATTCCTGATTCAATCGGCAGGCCTGGAAGAACAGGACGCCCCCAAGAAATTCATCCGCATCCTGCGTGAAGTGACAGTGGAAGACGGCGACAAGCGCGCCACTTTCGTCCCTTTCGAAGGATTCAAGGTGAGCTTCGAGATCGATTTCGATCACCCGGTATTCCGGGACCGCACCCAAAGTGCAAGCGTGGATTTTTCCAGCACTTCGTTCGTAAAAGAAGTCAGCCGCGCGCGTACTTTCGGTTTCATGAGTGATATCGAGTACCTGCGTAAGCACAACCTCGCACTCGGCGGCAGCGTTGAAAACGCAATCGTGGTCGATGCCGATGGTGTACTGAACGAAGACGGCCTTCGCTATGAAGACGAATTCGTGAAGCACAAGATCCTCGATGCCATTGGTGACCTGTACCTGCTGGGTAACAGCCTGATTGGTGAGTTCAAAGGCTTCAAGTCCGGTCATGCACTGAACAACCAACTGCTGCGCAAGTTGATTGAGCAGACAGATGCGTGGGAAGTCGTGACGTTCGAAGACGCCAGCACTGCACCGATCTCTTACATGCGCCCTGTTGCGGCCGTGTAA
- the murC gene encoding UDP-N-acetylmuramate--L-alanine ligase has translation MVENQKAMPQPEMRRIRRIHFVGIGGVGMCGIAEVLLNLGYEVSGSDLKASPVTERLESFGAHIFIGHRAENAATADVLVVSSAVNTSNPEVATALERRIPVVPRAEMLAELMRYRHGIAVAGTHGKTTTTSLIASVFAAGGLDPTFVIGGRLNAAGTNAQLGTSRYLIAEADESDASFLHLQPLVAVVTNIDADHMATYDGDFNKLKKTFVEFLHNLPFYGLAVMCLDDPVVREILPQVKRPTVTYGFSEDADVRAINVRQQGMQTFFTVLRPDREPLDVSVNMPGNHNVLNSLATICIATDEGVSDEAIVQGLSGFQGVGRRFQVYGELPVDGGNVMLVDDYGHHPTEVAAVIKAVRGGWPERRLVMVYQPHRYSRTRDLYDDFVNVLADANVLLLMEVYPAGEEPIPGADSRKLCNSIRQRGQLDPIYIERGVDLAPLVKPLLRAGDILLCQGAGDIGGLAPKLLKSELFAGAVAASVEGKLK, from the coding sequence ATGGTTGAGAATCAGAAAGCCATGCCGCAACCGGAAATGCGCCGCATCCGTCGTATCCACTTCGTCGGCATCGGCGGCGTGGGCATGTGCGGCATTGCCGAAGTGTTGTTGAACCTGGGCTATGAAGTGTCCGGTTCCGACCTGAAAGCTTCGCCGGTGACCGAGCGTCTGGAGTCGTTCGGCGCGCACATCTTCATCGGCCACCGTGCCGAGAACGCCGCGACCGCCGATGTACTGGTGGTGTCGAGCGCTGTAAACACCTCCAACCCGGAAGTGGCGACTGCGCTTGAGCGTCGTATTCCGGTGGTACCGCGTGCCGAAATGCTCGCTGAGCTGATGCGCTATCGCCACGGCATCGCCGTCGCCGGTACTCACGGCAAAACTACCACCACCAGCCTGATCGCGTCGGTGTTCGCCGCCGGTGGCCTGGATCCGACCTTCGTTATCGGTGGCCGTCTGAACGCGGCGGGCACCAATGCACAACTGGGTACCAGCCGTTACCTGATCGCCGAAGCCGATGAAAGCGATGCGAGCTTCCTGCATCTGCAACCGCTGGTGGCCGTGGTCACCAACATCGACGCCGATCACATGGCGACCTACGACGGTGACTTCAACAAACTGAAGAAAACCTTCGTCGAGTTCCTGCACAACCTGCCGTTCTACGGTTTGGCGGTGATGTGCCTGGACGATCCGGTGGTGCGCGAAATCCTCCCGCAGGTCAAACGTCCGACCGTGACTTACGGTTTCAGCGAAGACGCCGACGTGCGTGCGATCAATGTGCGTCAGCAAGGCATGCAGACCTTCTTCACCGTGCTGCGCCCGGATCGTGAGCCGTTGGACGTGTCCGTGAACATGCCGGGCAACCACAACGTGCTCAACTCACTGGCGACCATTTGCATCGCTACCGACGAAGGCGTCAGCGATGAAGCCATCGTTCAGGGCCTGTCCGGGTTCCAGGGCGTTGGTCGACGCTTCCAGGTCTACGGCGAACTGCCGGTGGACGGCGGCAACGTGATGCTGGTCGACGACTACGGTCACCACCCGACCGAAGTCGCGGCCGTAATCAAAGCCGTACGCGGTGGCTGGCCGGAGCGCCGTCTGGTGATGGTTTACCAGCCGCACCGTTACAGCCGCACCCGCGACCTGTACGACGATTTCGTCAATGTACTGGCCGATGCCAACGTGCTGTTGCTGATGGAAGTCTATCCGGCCGGCGAAGAGCCGATCCCGGGCGCCGACAGCCGCAAGCTGTGCAACAGCATCCGCCAGCGCGGTCAGCTCGATCCGATCTACATCGAGCGTGGCGTCGACCTGGCACCGTTGGTCAAGCCGCTGCTGCGTGCCGGCGACATCCTGCTGTGTCAGGGCGCCGGTGATATCGGCGGTCTCGCGCCGAAGCTGTTGAAAAGTGAATTGTTCGCTGGCGCCGTGGCGGCGTCGGTCGAGGGGAAGTTGAAATGA
- the murG gene encoding undecaprenyldiphospho-muramoylpentapeptide beta-N-acetylglucosaminyltransferase, which translates to MGANVLIMAGGTGGHVFPALACAREFQARGYTVHWLGTPRGIENELVPAAGLELHRINATGLRGKGKLSLLKAPFMLLKSVWQARAIIRRLKPVCVVGFGGYVTGPGGLAAKLAGVPVIVHEQNAVAGTANRLLVPFAARVCEAFPDTFTLSDTRRTTGNPVRSELFLDTSRPALAGRKARLLILGGSLGAEPLNKLLPEALAQVAADLRPDVFHQAGKNHDEVTAERYRAAGVDAQVQPFIKDMAQAYGWADLVVCRAGALTISELAAAGLPSMLVPLPHAIDDHQTRNADYLAREGAAFLMPQRTTGAADLAARLTEVLMQPQRLEAMAQAARRLAKPDATRSVVDTCLEVAHG; encoded by the coding sequence ATGGGCGCTAACGTATTGATCATGGCCGGCGGAACCGGCGGCCACGTGTTCCCGGCGCTGGCCTGTGCCCGCGAGTTTCAGGCGCGCGGTTACACCGTGCACTGGCTCGGCACGCCACGTGGGATCGAGAACGAACTGGTGCCGGCCGCAGGGCTGGAACTGCACCGGATCAATGCCACCGGCCTGCGCGGCAAGGGCAAGCTGTCGCTGCTCAAGGCACCGTTCATGCTGCTGAAGTCGGTATGGCAGGCGCGGGCGATCATTCGCCGTCTGAAGCCGGTATGTGTGGTCGGCTTCGGTGGTTATGTGACTGGCCCCGGTGGTCTCGCCGCGAAACTGGCCGGCGTACCGGTGATCGTTCACGAGCAGAACGCCGTCGCTGGCACCGCCAATCGGTTGCTGGTGCCGTTCGCCGCCCGGGTGTGTGAAGCGTTCCCCGACACCTTTACTCTGTCGGACACCCGCCGTACCACCGGAAATCCGGTGCGCAGCGAGCTGTTCCTCGACACATCGCGACCTGCTCTGGCCGGTCGCAAAGCGCGTTTGCTGATCCTTGGCGGAAGCCTGGGCGCAGAACCGTTGAACAAGTTGCTGCCTGAAGCCCTGGCCCAAGTCGCTGCCGATTTGCGCCCGGACGTGTTTCATCAGGCCGGCAAAAACCACGATGAAGTGACTGCAGAGCGCTACCGCGCCGCCGGCGTCGATGCGCAGGTGCAGCCGTTCATCAAAGACATGGCCCAGGCCTATGGCTGGGCTGACCTGGTGGTGTGCCGCGCAGGCGCGTTGACCATCAGTGAGCTGGCTGCCGCCGGTCTGCCCTCGATGCTGGTGCCTTTGCCCCATGCGATCGACGATCACCAGACCCGCAACGCCGATTATTTGGCCCGCGAAGGCGCTGCCTTCCTGATGCCGCAAAGAACGACTGGTGCCGCGGACCTTGCCGCGCGCCTGACAGAGGTCTTGATGCAACCGCAACGACTCGAAGCAATGGCCCAAGCGGCCCGCCGTCTGGCGAAACCCGATGCCACCCGTAGCGTGGTCGATACCTGTCTGGAGGTGGCCCATGGTTGA
- the ftsW gene encoding putative lipid II flippase FtsW — MRNIIKPYPSPIITGRGIDLDFPMLAGCLALLGLGLIMIASASTEVAAAQSGSPLYYMIRHLIYVVLGLGACIVTMMIPIATWQRLGWLMLIGAFGLLVMVIIPGIGREVNGSMRWIGFSFFNVQPSEIAKVFVVIYLAGYLVRRQKEVRESWMGFFKPFIVLLPMAGLLLMEPDFGATVVMMGAAAAMLFLGGVGLFRFSLMVVLAVGAVVLLIQMQPYRMARLTNFADPWADQFGAGYQLSQALIAFGRGEWLGVGLGNSVQKQFYLPEAHTDFVFSVLAEELGAVGSLCTVALFVFVCIRGMYIGLWAEKAKQFFAAYVAYGLSFLWIGQFLINIGVNVGLLPTKGLTLPFLSYGGSSLVICCACLGLLLRIEWESRTHLGSEEMEFHESDFAEEPNHGR, encoded by the coding sequence CTGCGCAATATCATCAAACCGTATCCGTCGCCGATCATTACCGGGCGCGGCATCGACCTCGACTTCCCGATGCTCGCCGGTTGCCTGGCATTGCTCGGCCTGGGCTTGATCATGATCGCTTCGGCGTCCACCGAAGTCGCGGCAGCACAGTCGGGCAGTCCGCTGTACTACATGATTCGCCACCTTATTTACGTGGTGCTGGGACTGGGCGCGTGCATCGTCACCATGATGATTCCGATCGCCACCTGGCAGCGTCTCGGCTGGTTGATGCTGATCGGGGCATTCGGGCTGTTGGTGATGGTGATCATCCCGGGCATCGGCCGCGAAGTGAACGGTTCGATGCGCTGGATCGGTTTCAGTTTCTTCAACGTGCAGCCGTCCGAAATCGCCAAAGTGTTCGTGGTGATCTACCTCGCCGGTTATCTGGTGCGGCGTCAGAAAGAAGTGCGCGAGAGCTGGATGGGCTTCTTCAAGCCGTTCATCGTGCTGCTGCCGATGGCCGGCCTGTTGCTGATGGAGCCGGACTTCGGCGCCACCGTTGTAATGATGGGCGCTGCTGCCGCGATGCTGTTCCTCGGCGGGGTCGGGCTGTTCCGTTTCTCGCTGATGGTGGTGCTGGCGGTCGGGGCCGTGGTCTTGCTGATTCAGATGCAGCCGTACCGGATGGCACGTCTGACCAACTTCGCCGACCCGTGGGCCGACCAGTTCGGCGCCGGTTATCAGTTGTCGCAAGCACTGATCGCGTTTGGTCGCGGCGAGTGGCTGGGCGTAGGCCTGGGCAACAGCGTGCAGAAGCAGTTCTACCTGCCGGAAGCCCATACCGACTTTGTGTTCTCGGTACTGGCCGAAGAACTCGGCGCGGTCGGTTCGTTGTGCACCGTGGCGCTGTTCGTGTTCGTGTGTATTCGTGGCATGTACATCGGCTTGTGGGCCGAGAAGGCCAAGCAGTTCTTTGCTGCTTATGTGGCTTACGGCCTGTCGTTCCTGTGGATCGGTCAATTCCTGATCAACATCGGGGTGAACGTCGGCCTGTTGCCAACCAAGGGCCTGACCCTGCCATTCCTCAGTTATGGCGGCAGCTCGTTGGTGATCTGCTGCGCCTGTCTCGGCTTGTTGCTGAGGATCGAGTGGGAGAGTCGAACCCACCTCGGCAGTGAAGAAATGGAATTCCATGAGAGCGACTTCGCCGAGGAGCCGAATCATGGGCGCTAA
- the ftsA gene encoding cell division protein FtsA → MANVQSGKMIVGLDIGTSKVVALVGEVSDDGSLEIVGIGTHPSRGLKKGVVVNIESTVQSIQRAIEEAQLMAGCRIHSAFVGVAGNHIRSLNSHGIVAIRDREVSSADLERVLDAAQAVAIPADQRVLHTLPQDYVIDNQEGVREPLGMSGVRLEAKVHVVTCAVNAAQNIEKCVRRCGLEIDDIILEQLASAYSVLTDDEKELGVCLVDIGGGTTDIAIFTEGAIRHTAVIPIAGDQVTNDIAMALRTPTQYAEEIKIRYACALAKLAGAGETIKVPSVGDRPPRELSRQALAEVVEPRYDELFTLIQAELRRSGYEDLIPAGIVLTGGTSKMEGATELAEEIFHMPVRLGVPHGVKGLDDVVRNPIYSTGVGLLMYGLQKQSDGVSFSGIGSRDSYSSEEPQAPLLDRLKKWVQGNF, encoded by the coding sequence ATGGCAAACGTGCAAAGCGGCAAAATGATCGTCGGTCTCGATATCGGCACCTCCAAAGTGGTGGCGCTGGTCGGCGAGGTTTCCGACGACGGCTCGCTGGAAATCGTCGGGATCGGTACCCATCCGTCCCGTGGCCTGAAGAAGGGCGTGGTGGTCAACATCGAGTCCACCGTGCAATCGATCCAGCGCGCGATCGAAGAAGCCCAACTGATGGCGGGCTGCCGCATTCACTCGGCGTTCGTCGGCGTGGCGGGCAATCACATCCGCAGCCTGAACTCCCACGGCATCGTCGCGATCCGTGATCGCGAAGTCAGCTCGGCTGACCTTGAGCGCGTTCTTGACGCTGCTCAGGCCGTGGCGATCCCGGCTGACCAGCGCGTGCTGCACACCCTGCCGCAGGATTATGTGATCGATAACCAGGAAGGCGTTCGCGAGCCGCTGGGCATGTCCGGCGTGCGTCTGGAAGCCAAGGTTCACGTAGTGACCTGCGCCGTCAACGCCGCTCAGAACATTGAAAAATGCGTGCGTCGCTGCGGTCTGGAAATCGACGACATCATTCTTGAGCAACTGGCCTCGGCCTACTCGGTACTGACCGACGACGAGAAAGAACTGGGCGTGTGCCTGGTCGACATCGGCGGCGGCACCACCGACATCGCGATCTTCACCGAAGGCGCGATCCGTCACACCGCAGTGATCCCGATTGCCGGTGATCAAGTGACCAACGACATCGCCATGGCGTTGCGCACTCCGACCCAGTACGCCGAAGAGATCAAGATCCGTTACGCCTGCGCCCTGGCGAAACTGGCTGGCGCCGGTGAAACCATCAAGGTGCCGAGCGTCGGCGACCGTCCACCGCGCGAACTGTCGCGTCAGGCCCTGGCCGAAGTGGTCGAGCCGCGTTACGACGAACTGTTCACCCTGATTCAGGCTGAACTGCGTCGCAGCGGCTACGAAGACCTGATCCCGGCCGGCATCGTCCTGACCGGCGGTACGTCGAAGATGGAAGGTGCCACCGAACTGGCCGAAGAAATCTTCCACATGCCGGTACGCCTTGGTGTTCCGCATGGCGTGAAAGGTCTGGATGACGTGGTGCGCAACCCGATTTATTCCACTGGCGTTGGCTTGTTGATGTACGGCCTGCAAAAGCAGTCCGACGGGGTTTCGTTCTCCGGCATCGGCAGCCGCGACAGCTACAGCAGCGAAGAGCCACAGGCGCCGCTGCTCGACCGACTGAAGAAGTGGGTCCAGGGCAATTTCTAA
- the ftsZ gene encoding cell division protein FtsZ, with protein sequence MFELVDNIPASPVIKVIGVGGGGGNAVNHMVKSNIEGVEFICANTDAQALKNIGARTILQLGTGVTKGLGAGANPEVGRQAALEDRERIAEVLQGTNMVFITTGMGGGTGTGAAPIIAEVAKEMGILTVAVVTRPFPFEGRKRMQIADEGIRMLSESVDSLITIPNEKLLTILGKDASLLSAFAKADDVLAGAVRGISDIIKRPGMINVDFADVRTVMSEMGMAMMGTGCASGPNRAREATEAAIRNPLLEDVNLQGARGILVNITAGPDLSLGEYSDVGSIIEAFASEHAMVKVGTVIDPDMRDELHVTVVATGLGAKIEKPVKVIDNTVHTSMASAQVQQPAPSRQEAPAVNYRDLDRPTVMRNQAQAGAAAAAKMNPQDDLDYLDIPAFLRRQAD encoded by the coding sequence ATGTTCGAACTCGTAGACAACATCCCCGCAAGCCCGGTAATCAAAGTTATCGGTGTTGGCGGTGGCGGCGGCAACGCTGTCAACCACATGGTCAAGAGCAACATCGAAGGCGTCGAATTCATCTGCGCCAACACTGATGCTCAAGCGCTGAAAAACATCGGCGCGCGCACCATCCTGCAACTGGGCACCGGCGTGACCAAAGGTCTGGGCGCCGGCGCCAACCCTGAAGTAGGTCGTCAGGCCGCTCTCGAAGATCGTGAGCGCATTGCCGAAGTCCTGCAGGGCACCAATATGGTGTTCATCACCACTGGCATGGGCGGCGGTACCGGTACCGGTGCTGCGCCGATCATCGCCGAAGTGGCCAAGGAAATGGGCATTCTGACCGTTGCGGTCGTGACCCGTCCGTTCCCGTTCGAAGGCCGCAAGCGTATGCAGATCGCCGATGAAGGCATCCGCATGCTCTCCGAAAGCGTCGACTCGTTGATCACCATTCCCAACGAGAAGCTGCTGACCATCCTCGGTAAAGACGCCAGCCTGCTGTCGGCTTTCGCCAAGGCTGACGATGTACTGGCCGGTGCCGTTCGCGGTATCTCCGACATCATCAAGCGTCCGGGCATGATCAACGTCGACTTCGCCGACGTACGCACCGTGATGAGCGAAATGGGCATGGCGATGATGGGCACTGGCTGCGCCAGCGGTCCGAACCGTGCACGTGAAGCCACTGAAGCTGCAATTCGTAACCCGCTGCTGGAAGACGTGAACCTGCAAGGCGCACGCGGCATCCTGGTGAACATCACCGCCGGTCCTGACCTGTCGTTGGGTGAGTACTCCGACGTGGGTAGCATCATCGAAGCCTTCGCTTCCGAGCACGCCATGGTCAAGGTCGGTACCGTTATCGATCCGGACATGCGCGACGAACTGCACGTTACCGTGGTTGCCACCGGTCTGGGCGCGAAAATCGAGAAGCCTGTAAAGGTCATCGACAACACCGTTCACACCTCCATGGCTTCAGCTCAGGTGCAGCAACCGGCTCCGTCCCGTCAGGAAGCGCCAGCGGTGAACTACCGTGATCTGGACCGTCCGACCGTCATGCGCAACCAGGCTCAGGCCGGTGCTGCGGCTGCCGCGAAGATGAATCCACAAGATGACCTGGACTACCTGGACATCCCGGCTTTCCTGCGTCGTCAGGCCGATTGA